The Desulfoscipio gibsoniae DSM 7213 genome contains a region encoding:
- a CDS encoding L-2-amino-thiazoline-4-carboxylic acid hydrolase, with the protein MSNTNSIKLQRNWKNMILISHGFFHCWRQTVEETIGQQEAKKLVQRFWELVGQGTAEAYLKKNRDPDSVEDVVQAFARASEVMGETVRVEKDGEAVLLVHDACPWIDSYRDYGSPGQCQLGCDRWFGAAVEGISPRLRVETTACQAAGDQTCARRFTFIS; encoded by the coding sequence ATGAGTAATACGAATAGCATAAAACTACAGCGTAACTGGAAGAATATGATTCTAATTTCCCACGGTTTTTTTCATTGCTGGCGTCAGACGGTTGAGGAAACGATAGGACAGCAGGAAGCCAAGAAGTTGGTACAACGTTTTTGGGAACTGGTGGGTCAGGGAACGGCAGAAGCTTACCTTAAAAAGAATCGGGACCCTGATAGCGTAGAGGATGTAGTGCAGGCTTTTGCCAGGGCAAGTGAAGTTATGGGAGAGACTGTACGAGTGGAAAAAGACGGGGAAGCTGTGCTGTTAGTCCATGATGCCTGTCCCTGGATTGACTCTTATCGTGATTACGGATCACCAGGACAATGCCAACTCGGGTGTGACCGGTGGTTCGGAGCTGCGGTCGAGGGTATTTCTCCCCGGTTACGGGTAGAAACAACGGCCTGTCAGGCTGCGGGAGATCAGACCTGTGCCAGGCGATTTACCTTCATTTCATAA
- a CDS encoding VOC family protein — MKLEKIDHICIAVKDVKKAEQVYSNAFDIKAVDYYVDENEKINVVRFMIGEVGFELMESTDPDGEVAKFIEKNGEGVFLISFKVPDTVESMDELSKKGLPLLDKKPRKWRNSNFTFLHPKGFNGVLLELID; from the coding sequence ATGAAATTGGAAAAAATTGACCACATATGTATAGCGGTTAAGGATGTTAAAAAAGCTGAACAAGTATACTCCAATGCTTTTGATATTAAAGCTGTTGACTACTATGTTGATGAAAATGAAAAAATCAATGTAGTCAGGTTCATGATTGGTGAGGTCGGCTTTGAGCTTATGGAATCCACCGATCCCGACGGGGAAGTTGCTAAATTTATTGAAAAAAATGGTGAGGGCGTTTTCTTAATATCATTTAAGGTGCCTGACACAGTTGAAAGCATGGATGAATTAAGCAAGAAAGGGCTACCCTTGCTTGATAAGAAGCCGCGAAAATGGCGCAACAGCAATTTCACATTCTTACATCCGAAGGGGTTTAACGGGGTGTTGCTGGAACTTATTGATTAA